The DNA region ACAAAACGGATTAGGAAGTTTAGATTTTAGTAGAAAAGGAAGAAAAGGATGGAGGAGACTCACGATGTCTTGTTCCAGTGCGAAGACGTAGTGATTGAAGAACTTGTGCAGTTTCTCGTTCGTATAGTTGATGCACAGTTGTTCGAACGAGTTGGTATTGAAATTTTCGAAACCGAAGATGTCTAGCACGCCCAAAAATCGGCTCGAATCTTTTCCCGGATTCGTACACGTGTTGATGTGTTGTATCAGCCAGGCAAACGTTTTCGAATACAACGCTTTGGCCATGGCGTGTCTGTTCTCTTTCGCTTCTTGGATCCTCAACGGTATTTCGGTGATGTTGCCTCTGACGTTGATCTGTCGCTTGAGCAACACCTGCTCCACTTGTTCCGTCTCCAAGCTCAACAGTGTCGAGACGACTTCGACGATCTCTCTGTCCGTTGCGCTCAGCTGACAGTTTTCGCCGTCCACATCTTGGAACTGCAAGTTGCCGAGCCACAATATCGCCGACAACGTTTGGAAAATGCCTTGGCACATGTTCGAGGGCACTTGCAATACGTTAAAGGCCAGTCGtaagttgtccaattttttcGCGTCGCCGTCCATTTTCACGCAGTCGGATTGGTTCAGATAGTTGTAAAACTGGGCGTCCCGCAGATTCAGTTGCGTCCTTAACTCCTCGTTGTTCTAAATaggtaataaaacaataatcaatcaatcatcGGGGATCGaacgaaattattattaattagttacttTGGCGCCTTCGACCAGCTGATAGAAGACGTGATAATTCCTTTCGCCGCGCCCTTGGAACGTCAGTCGCGACTGCTCCAGCAGATAATCCTGCACTATGCATCCGGCAATCATCCATCTCGAATCGAAACAGACCTGCATGAACTTGCCGAATCGGCTGGAATTGTCGTTCTTGACCGTCTTCGCGTTGCCGAACGCCTCCAAGATCGTGTTGGCTTCCAAAATCTGTTGTTCGATCCAGGTGGAGACACCCGTGGTCACCGAGCACAGATATTGTAAGATGAATCGTGTGTTTTCGGTTTTGCCGGCGCCGCTCTCGCCGCTGATCACCAAGCTTTGGTTGCGAGACTTCGGGCCCGCGTCCGCGCCCCCGACCGCGACCGCGACCGCCCCCGCGTCCGACTGCAGATCCGAGTACGCGGCTTCTGCAAGTGCGAAAACGTGGGGTTCGACATCGCTCAGTTTTTGCCTGTTGTATTTCTGCACGTATTCCTACAACATACACACATCGATTCGATTAAACAAACGTTATTAAAGCAGGACGAGAGCAATTTTCGTGTTCCGTATTTCGTATTTCGTATTTCGTATTCGTCTCGCGTCTTGATAATTTAATGCATGCAAATGCGTTTCCGGCTGATTATGACAAAGATAATGTCGGGTTCTCTTGGGAATTTCATGACGCTGAAAATGCCTCTTAAAAAACGGaagttgtaaattaaaattgtttacctGTGAATAAATGTCGATGTCTTTGTATGGATTTACTGCAACCAATATTGTTCCTGTGTAAGTCTGGAATGGTCGGTTAAGGAGATAAAAATACAGGAAATGTTTTCGGCATGAGTCACGATCGAACAATCAATTTTCGAATGTTGACTCATTTTCAAATTACCATTATTATcacaattaatgttttaatgttttttaaaattcaatatttgaacagtcagtcagtcagtcagtcagtcaCATTTCAGAGTGTGTGTGTACTGTAAAAGCAGATGTTCTGCATGTtaaatccattaaaaatatctattatcagtcaagtattttaataaaggatACATATATTCTGTCGTTTTCATAGCGAACTCgtaaatttttgttgatgACTTCTTCATCCAAAACAGTCAGTCTAGTCATATCAGGCACCCCATTTTCAGGAACTGTGCCTAAAATAAACGTAATTggttaatatgattttaattgttacacacaagaattttatctaaatctaCTTAGAACTAGTTTCCTGTGAAAGACATTATCAGTAGGAAATTATGAATCACCTCTTCCATGGCTTAAGCaaataaattccaatttattttaaattattataaaaatcacattaattattctgtaatgtaaaaaatgtgcatgtgtatttttttacgtataaataacaataaactatttcaaataataataagtatataatCTGGGGTGAGCGAAAATGTCAATAAAGTATACCGCCCTTTTTTCAGGGTGGACCCGAAACTATGAATAGAACCGATATCAAATCgtgttgaatttatttcaaaaacttacCAGCAGTCGAAAAATCCAACTCGACCATTTTGTTTCGACGAATTTCCGcacataaatacaataaaatcggCTGCGAACCACAAAAACATACACTTTACCGTCGACAACAAAACCCGAGATCGAAACGAAATTACCGACATCTGTCGATGATAAGTGGGGTTGTCGATTTTGCGCAGaccaataataaacaaacgaATTGCATTTCTACGATAACTACTTTTCATATGAGGAACATAAACAGTttcctatattttataatttttagttaccAGGAATCGATACTAGATTtccttcaaattttgaatttttcaaaaaataatacatcacACTACATCAATTCCTagattcaaatataataattccaTGCCAGAATTATACTTCACCCAAGTTGAGAAAATATGTATGAAACATTTGTTCtacttataaaatagaaaataggaATGAAAGGATGCAAGGatttacacataaatataaacaataagtacttataaaattttattattataagtttcTATCAGTTAACAAGTTCTCGTTTTCGTTTCAACTTTTTCTCTCGTTTTTCAATATGtttctgtaatttattttgtttcttcaACTCCtcgtatttttcaattaatgtttccatttttttcacagctaaaacaataaaattattgaattgattGAGACAcagtttctttaattattgacTCACATTTCTTTTTGTAAACTGGATTTTCACCACTTTTcaacttgtttttaatttcttttcgtTCCAGATGATTCTTCAGACGTtgctttttcaatttttccttttccctaattttattatcctaaAACAATAATCGATCAAAGTTTGTTGATTGGGTTTTTACTGAATTTCCTTACCATTCTTTGTATTAACTGTTTTATCTGTTTCTTTTTATGTAAATCATTAACGGCTTTCAGTTCTTCCTCCAGTTTCGCTTTCTCTTTAATCCGcattttgtctataaatttgtaattttcctCGAAACTCTTCACGTCAAATTCACCACAAAGTGGATCAAATCGTGGATCTCTCGCTACATGTTTTTCCACTTTTgttgtttgtatttgtttgGGTTTAATTTTCGAGCTTACCTCGCGGGGCCTATTTTTGTTTTCCCGTTTATGAACAGTTTTGGCACTTTGTTTCCTGTATAAAACAGTCTTGTTATAAACatcttcttttaattttaataattcttcaaaCGTTAAACTTGATAAATCACTCATTTTTGTGCCACCAAAAACGAGGTTAAGTAACTACACCAGATTTTAGTTGGCGACCCTTAAATTAACCTATCAGAATGTCAAGAACTAGAGTGTTCAAATTTCTCAACGATAACGTGGTTTTAATTACAGGGGTGACATTAATTATCGGTATCCATTGGGGATGGTATAAACTACAGCAGGTTCCGTATTTGGTCGATCAAGAAACTCGGAAAGAAATGCCTTTGATTGCTGTAAGTCTTTCCGAAAATTGatgtaacataataaataatattgatttggtTATTTTTAGGCTGCGAaaacgattaaaaataaaattgcaggAGAAAAAAACGATAAcagtgataaataatttatatacgaataatgtaaagttattaaataataataataatctgtaTGAAAAGTTTGTGTGTAGTTTTCCTGACAAGACAATACAGTCGCAGCAAAACGTTTTAAAACGTAACATATCCGCAACATTTTAACGTAATCTTGTAATCAAATCGACAATTTGTTGTCATTTAACCGTGTGATACTAAtgatattacataatatttattatcttctGAACAGTATAATGTTGCATATAATGGAAAACGTAGTGGGAGCAGGTTAGATATGCGCGATTGgattgtattgtattgtacTGTACACTCTAATTTGTATTACGGTCGATCACAAACCACAGTCGACGAAAATCATAACTGATCATAACCTTTTCAGACACCATTTTTGACAGTTAGTTAGAAACTTAGTGGTTGACAGTCTAACCTAAGTTTAGTCTAGTCGTGCAAGTTTATAATATCGCGTGTTCGAGTTGTTCCGTTCATCTTCATAGTTGTGCCGAAGTTGCGAAGTGTCCGTCACAATCTCATGTGTTAATACAAGTGTCAAAATCAAGATGAAAATCCGTTTCAACACTTTCGATCTGGTCTGTGCCGTTGCAGAACTACAAACGTAACTAACTAGAAACAAATCTATCAAAATCACCGTTTCTTtcattctttttataatcctaGGTTAATTGGATGTCGTGTAAACAACATTTACGACATAGACAATAAAACATATCTAATTAAGTTGCATAGCGGAGAAGAGAAATACGTGCTTCTACTAGAATCAGGAAATAGGATCCATAAAACAGCTTTCGAATGGCCCAAAAATCAATCACCTTCAGGCTTCACTATGAAGGTATTTGACGGTCGGTCGGACTCACTTGATAGACAGTTTCATTGTTATTGTTTCTCATTTTCAGTTaagaaaacatttgaaaaacaaacgCCTGGAACGTTTGGAACAG from Aethina tumida isolate Nest 87 chromosome 1, icAetTumi1.1, whole genome shotgun sequence includes:
- the LOC109607841 gene encoding ribosomal RNA processing protein 36 homolog, with the translated sequence MSDLSSLTFEELLKLKEDVYNKTVLYRKQSAKTVHKRENKNRPREVSSKIKPKQIQTTKVEKHVARDPRFDPLCGEFDVKSFEENYKFIDKMRIKEKAKLEEELKAVNDLHKKKQIKQLIQRMDNKIREKEKLKKQRLKNHLERKEIKNKLKSGENPVYKKKSVKKMETLIEKYEELKKQNKLQKHIEKREKKLKRKRELVN